A single region of the Gracilibacillus caseinilyticus genome encodes:
- the rny gene encoding ribonuclease Y, with protein sequence MDYNIVISILLTFVGIVVGYLIRKQIAEKKISSAEELAKQIVEEGYKNAEVAKKEALLEAKDENHKIRQQADEELRERRAEIQKLESRLMQKEENLNRKDQTLDKRELLLEKKEGSLTEKQQQIEEMESKVGEMLSEQEAELERISGYTTEQAKQIILQRVEEEVTHESAVIIKEAENRAKEEADKKAKNILSLALQRCAADHVAETTVSVVNLPNDEMKGRIIGREGRNIRTLETLTGIDLIIDDTPEAVILSGFDPIRREIARIALEKLVQDGRIHPARIEEMVDKSRREVDEYIREFGEQTTFEIGVHGLHPDLVKILGRLKYRTSYGQNVLKHSTEVAYLSGLLAAELGEDQTLARRAGLLHDIGKAIDHEVEGSHVEIGKELATKYKENDIVINAIASHHGDEEATSVISVIVAAADALSAARPGARSETLENYIKRLEKLEEISESYAGVEKSFAIQAGREIRIIVKPDEIDDAESTKIARDIRKRIEDELDYPGHIKVTVIRETRSVEYAK encoded by the coding sequence ATGGACTATAACATTGTCATCTCCATTTTGCTTACATTTGTCGGTATTGTTGTTGGTTATCTGATTCGAAAACAAATTGCTGAGAAGAAGATTTCGAGTGCAGAAGAATTAGCAAAACAAATTGTAGAAGAGGGCTATAAAAACGCTGAGGTTGCAAAGAAAGAAGCATTACTGGAAGCAAAAGACGAAAACCACAAAATTCGTCAACAAGCTGATGAAGAGCTCAGAGAACGTCGGGCAGAGATTCAAAAGCTTGAAAGTCGTCTCATGCAAAAGGAAGAAAATCTTAATCGTAAAGATCAGACACTAGACAAGCGTGAGCTATTGCTAGAGAAAAAAGAAGGTTCGCTGACAGAAAAACAACAACAAATTGAAGAAATGGAAAGCAAAGTTGGAGAAATGTTAAGCGAGCAAGAAGCAGAACTAGAACGGATTTCAGGATACACAACAGAACAAGCAAAACAAATTATTTTACAACGTGTCGAAGAAGAAGTCACACATGAATCAGCAGTGATCATTAAAGAGGCTGAAAATCGTGCAAAAGAGGAAGCAGATAAAAAAGCTAAAAATATTTTATCGCTTGCATTGCAACGCTGTGCCGCTGATCACGTCGCCGAAACGACTGTTTCCGTTGTCAATCTTCCGAATGATGAGATGAAAGGTCGAATAATTGGTCGTGAAGGTCGAAATATTCGAACTTTAGAAACACTGACAGGTATTGATTTAATCATTGATGATACACCTGAAGCAGTTATCTTATCTGGTTTCGATCCAATTCGTCGGGAAATTGCTCGAATTGCGCTTGAGAAACTAGTGCAAGATGGGCGAATTCACCCAGCTAGAATTGAAGAAATGGTGGATAAATCGAGACGAGAGGTCGATGAATATATTCGAGAATTTGGAGAGCAGACAACTTTTGAAATAGGCGTTCATGGTCTTCATCCTGATTTAGTGAAGATATTAGGTCGATTAAAATATCGAACAAGCTATGGACAGAATGTATTAAAACACTCTACAGAAGTGGCTTATTTATCCGGTCTATTAGCTGCTGAGCTCGGAGAAGATCAAACACTTGCTAGACGTGCCGGTTTATTACACGATATTGGTAAGGCTATTGACCATGAAGTAGAAGGTAGCCACGTTGAGATCGGTAAGGAGCTAGCGACGAAATACAAGGAAAATGATATAGTAATCAACGCCATTGCTTCTCACCATGGTGATGAGGAAGCGACATCTGTTATCTCAGTTATTGTCGCTGCCGCGGATGCACTGTCTGCTGCTCGACCAGGAGCAAGAAGCGAGACACTTGAGAACTATATTAAGCGATTAGAAAAGCTGGAAGAGATCTCTGAGTCCTACGCTGGCGTTGAGAAATCTTTTGCTATTCAAGCTGGTAGAGAAATTCGTATCATCGTCAAACCAGATGAAATTGATGATGCTGAATCGACCAAAATCGCACGTGATATTCGAAAACGAATAGAAGATGAACTGGATTATCCAGGACATATCAAAGTAACTGTTATTAGAGAAACTCGTTCAGTTGAATATGCGAAATAG